Proteins encoded by one window of Hippoglossus hippoglossus isolate fHipHip1 chromosome 15, fHipHip1.pri, whole genome shotgun sequence:
- the mzt1 gene encoding mitotic-spindle organizing protein 1, whose translation MASAPNANLNAVRETMDVLLEISRLLNTGLDLESLSICVRLCEQGINPEALSAVIKELRKASESLKASENSTN comes from the exons ATGGCAAGTGCACCCAATGCAAACCTTAACGCCGTCCGGGAGACAATGGACG TGCTGCTGGAGATCTCCAGGTTGCTGAATACTGGCTTGGACCTGGAGTCTCTGTCCATATGTGTGAGGCTGTGTGAGCAGGGCATCAACCCAGAGGCCCTGTCGGCTGTCATCAAGGAGCTGCGGAAAGCGTCCGAGTCCCTCAAG gctTCTGAAAACAGCACAAACTGA
- the bora gene encoding protein aurora borealis, translating into MGDHVELQITPETPGRPSIRNPFESPNDYHHLRGPLVPSPSVFKSKSCKATPPKFNWSIDEMASLLPVHIDPEEIQRQSFYLSQTRMDSDIEEKRQNAIEQFFTKGAIVPSPWAAPDARKASHFFKKGSASAMIAEEQEKVSVACQTTLSLPLAFDMEKVLGEYYRNEEACEAVQESLSSSSLRRKLFLDGRGSYSGSDSSGPPSPERSHPREETPSLTRRERAAGWIEGTEGVEAMSSVFSSPLSCSLSAPTPSTGQFSSSPIQHGCFRDCSLGSITSPMFPDRSSPAGLVSPTISPIVAHIERSPIGSAERKLPTNLTPLNTPLDVHLTSCNESPFVEGCSPIQNCSPHHPRCHSEPQHNVRTRPRPRVRCWASPPLISPILNPKLLDYHEAEDLLPSSSFALPSMELDPSSPLAQESHPAASEGIILDPMEPVKMEEGKEPGIEGRLEDEEEAGGLLGQLTSSHMGNVSVTESSHMFVSLAEGSSIRYDSSMQVDSGYNTTSAGTASLIDGLSSDCHSKESFSSNLAEEAFQLSRHTKMKAFYPHH; encoded by the exons ATGGGGGACCATGTTGAGCTTCAGATCACCCCAGAGACTCCAGGCAGACCCTCCATTAGAAACCCATTTGAGAGTCCCAATGACTACCACCACCTCCGTGGACCCCTGGTGCCAAGTCCATCCGTCTTCAAGTCCAAGTCCTGTAAAGCT ACTCCACCCAAGTTTAACTGGTCTATTGATGAAATGGCCAGTCTTCTCCCAGTCCACATAGACCCAGAGGAAATCCAGCGACAGTCTTTCTACCTCAGCCAGACAAG GATGGATTCTGACATTGAGGAAAAGCGTCAGAATGCTATTGAGCAG TTTTTCACCAAAGGAGCCATCGTGCCTTCCCCCTGGGCCGCACCAGACGCTCGCAAAGCCTCTCACTTCTTTAAAAAAG GTTCTGCGTCTGCAATGATTGCCGAAGAGCAAGAAAAAGTCtcag TTGCGTGTCAGACAACTCTGTCTTTACCTTTGGCGTTTGATATGGAGAAAGTACTAG GTGAATATTACCGCAACGAGGAAGCATGTGAAGCTGTGCAGGAGAGCCTCAGTTCCTCCTCCTTGAGACGAAAACTCTTCCTCGATGGTCGGGGCAGTTACAGCGGCTCTGACAGCTCAGGCCCGCCAAGCCCAGAGAGAAGCCATCCCAGGGAGGAGACGCCTTCTCTGACCCGACGAGAGAGGGCTGCAGGATGGATTGAAGGGACCGAGGGAGTAGAAGCCATGTCATCTGTATTTTCCTCCCCGTTATCCTGCAGTTTGTCTGCTCCGACTCCCTCTACG GGCCAGTTCTCGTCCAGCCCCATCCAACATGGATGCTTCCGGGACTGCAGCCTTGGCAGCATCACCAGTCCCATGTTCCCTGATAGGTCGTCTCCTGCCGGCCTTGTCTCCCCCACAATTTCTCCTATTGTTGCACATATTGAACGCTCACCCATAGGCTCAG CTGAGAGGAAGCTGCCGACCAACTTGACTCCCCTCAACACTCCCCTGGATGTACACCTCACCTCCTGCAATGAGAGTCCATTTGTTGAGGGTTGCTCTCCCATTCAAAACTGCTCTCCACACCACCCCCGCTGTCACTCTGAGCCCCAGCACAATGTCAGAACTAGGCCCAGGCCCAGAGTCCGCTGCTGGGcttcccctcctctcatctcccccATCCTCAACCCTAAGCTCTTAGACTATCATGAGGCTGAGGACctactcccctcctcctcctttgctcTCCCATCTATGGAGCTTGATCCATCTTCGCCCCTGGCTCAGGAATCTCACCCCGCTGCCAGTGAGGGGATTATCCTGGATCCTATGGAACCTGTGAAAATGGAGGAGGGCAAGGAGCCTGGGATAGAAGGGAgactggaggacgaggaggaagctGGGGGGCTTTTGGGACAGCTGACCAGCTCTCACATGGGCAATGTATCAGTAACAGAAAGCTCTCACATGTTTGTATCTCTGGCAGAGGGAAGCAGTATACGCTACGATTCCAGCATGCAG GTGGACAGTGGGTACAACACTACCTCAGCAGGCACTGCCAGTCTGATCGATGGCCTCAGCTCAGACTGTCACAGCAAAGAGTCCTTCAGTTCAAACCTGGCAGAGGAAGCCTTCCAACTCAGCAGACACACTAAAATGAAG GCATTTTATCCCCACCACTGA
- the dis3 gene encoding exosome complex exonuclease RRP44 has protein sequence MLKSKTFVRKTRSGGVVKIVREHYLRDDIWCGSEACTECKQESTVLQTDACLESNLCSYPHYLIPDTNVVLHQIDVLEDPVIRNVIVLQTVLQEVRHRSAPVYKRLKDIIHEKEKNVYTFTNEHHRETFIEREPGESANDRNDRAIRVAAKWYSQHLKKLESDMDGLKVVLLTNDQDNKRKAEESGLLAYKCEEYIKSLIANPELVDRLALSNDDKNEITNSRVIFPEHLPLSRIQAGIKSGAFLQGTFRASRDNYLEATVFVQGEGDDSTEVLLQGLQHLNRAVYQDVVAVQLLPRDQWVAPSSVVLQDEGAAKDDDAEEEEEEKALRISVAEAARKPTGKVVGIIKRNWRPFCGMLNVSHIKESTRHLFTPADRRIPRVRIETRQASTLAGHRILVAIDGWPKDSRYPNGHFVRSLGSAGDKDTEQEVLLLEHDVPHQDFSQAVLSFLPKMPWAITPEDMGKREDLRNLTVCSVDPPGCTDIDDALHCRELENGNLEVGVHIADVSHFIRPGNAMDKEAANRGTTVYLCGKRIDMVPEMLSSNLCSLRSNVERLAFSCIWEMNHKAEILKTRFTKSVINSKASLTYAEAQMRIDDTSKNDDTTESLRGLNKLAKILKRHRIEKGALTLSSLEVRFHIDSETHDPIDLQTKELMETNSMVEEFMLLANISVAQKIYDEFSECALLRKHPAPPPSNYDVLLKAAKSKDVEIHTDSAKALADSLDGAKVDGFPYFNTLLRILATRCMMQAVYFCSGMDSDFHHYGLASPIYTHFTSPIRRYADIIVHRLLAVAIGADSTYPDLMDKHKQSALCNNLNYRHKMSQYAQRSSVAFHTQLFFKSRGILNEEGYVLFVRKNAIIVLIPKFGLEGTVFFDGKDKTAPKLVFDEEGPSLTIEQHTFHIFDKVKVTISLDESNVQHQKIRMSLIEPVIPGVSVPAPVVEPRPKKPKLEQ, from the exons ATGCTGAAGTCTAAAACCTTCGTGAGGAAGACGCGGTCGGGCGGCGTGGTGAAGATCGTGCGGGAGCATTATTTGAGGGATGATATTTGGTGCGGGAGCGAAGCTTGTACCGAATGCAAACAGGAGTCCACGGTGCTGCAGACAGACGCGTGTTTGGAGAGCAACCTGTGCTCGTATCCACATTATCTGATCCCTGACACCAACGTGGTGCTGCACCAG ATTGACGTGTTGGAGGATCCTGTGATTCGCAACGTGATCGTCCTTCAGACCGTGCTGCAGGAGGTTCGACACCGCAGCGCGCCGGTCTATAAACGCCTGAAGGACATCATACACGAGAAGGAGAAAAACGTCTACACATTTACCAACGAACACCACAG AGAAACTTTTATTGAACGGGAACCGGGTGAGAGCGCCAACGACCGTAACGACCGGGCAATCCGCGTGGCAGCCAAGTGGTACAGCCAGCACTTGAAGAAGTTGGAGTCTGACATGGACGGGCTCAAGGTGGTCCTCCTCACCAATGACCAAGACAACAAGCGGAAGGCAGAGGAGAGCGGCCTGCTGGCGTACAAAT GTGAAGAGTACATCAAGAGTCTGATAGCAAACCCTGAGCTTGTGGATCGTCTAGCATTGTCCAATGATGACAAG AATGAAATCACTAATAGTAGGGTGATATTCCCAGAGCACCTCCCTCTGTCAAGGATCCAAGCAGGAATTAAGAGTGGTGCCTTCCTCCAGGGTACCTTCAGAGCCAGCAGAGACAACTACCTGGAAGCCACAGTCTTTGTCCAGGGAGAGGGGGATGACagcacagag GTTCTTCTTCAGGGTCTTCAGCACCTCAACAGAGCAGTGTACCAAGATGTGGTAGCTGTGCAGCTCCTGCCCCGAGATCAGTGGGTGGCGCCCTCGTCAGTCGTGCTACAGGATGAAGGTGCAGCAAAGGATGATGAtgctgaagaagaggaggaggagaaagct TTGAGGATATCTGTCGCTGAAGCAGCCAGGAAACCCACAGGGAAAGTGGTGGGCATCATCAAAAGGAACTGGAGGCCATTCTGTGGCATGCTCAATGTCTCCCATATTAAAGAg TCAACCCGTCACCTTTTCACCCCGGCAGACCGCCGCATCCCACGTGTTCGCATTGAAACACGTCAGGCGTCCACACTGGCGGGCCACAGGATACTGGTGGCCATCGATGGCTGGCCCAAAGACTCCAGATATCCAAAT GGTCACTTTGTGCGCAGCCTGGGCAGTGCAGGGGACAAGGACACGGAGCAGGAGGTGTTGCTACTGGAGCATGACGTCCCCCACCAGGACTTCTCTCAGGCTGTGCTCAGTTTCCTTCCCAAGATGCCGTGGGCCATCACACCAGAG GACATGGGGAAGAGGGAGGACCTGAGGAATCTGACGGTGTGCAGCGTGGATCCTCCAGGATGTACAGATATAGACGATGCCCTGCATTGCAGAGAGCTGGAAAATGGAAACCTTGAG GTGGGGGTCCACATCGCTGACGTCAGTCACTTCATCAGACCTGGTAACGCTATGGACAAAGAGGCCGCCAACCGTGGCACCACCGTGTACCTGTGTGGGAAG AGGATAGACATGGTCCCTGAGATGCTCAGCTCCAATCTCTGTTCACTGCGCTCCAACGTGGAGAG GCTCGCGTTCTCGTGTATCTGGGAGATGAACCACAAGGCTGAAATTCTGAAGACACGGTTCACAAAAAGTGTCATTAACTCCAAG GCATCTCTGACCTACGCTGAGGCCCAGATGAGAATTGATGACACCAGCAAGAATGACGATACGACCGAGAGCCTTCGGGGTCTCAACAAACTCGCCAAAATCCTCAAGAGGCACAGGATCGAGAAAGG GGCATTGACGCTGTCGTCCTTAGAGGTCCGCTTCCACATCGACAGTGAAACCCACGACCCCATTGACCTCCAGACCAAAGAACTCAT GGAGACAAACTCCATGGTGGAGGAGTTCATGTTGCTGGCCAATATTTCAGTCGCCCAGAAGATTTATGATGAATTTTCAGAGTGCGCTCTGTTGAGGAAACATCCAGCGCCGCCTCCGTCCAACTACGACGTCCTGCTCAAGGCTGCAAAGTCCAAG GATGTGGAGATCCACACGGATTCAGCCAAGGCGCTGGCTGACTCTCTTGACGGGGCCAAAGTGGACGGCTTCCCATACTTCAACACGCTACTGCGCATCTTGGCCACTCGCTGCATGATGCAGGCCGTCTATTTCTGTTCTGGCATGGACAGCGACTTCCACCACTACGGCCTTGCTTCACCCATCTACACACACTTCACATCACCTATCAGGAG ATATGCAGATATAATAGTTCACCGCCTGCTGGCAGTGGCCATAGGAGCAGACAGCACCTACCCAGATTTGATGGACAAACACAAGCAGTCAGCCCTCTGCAACAACCTCAACTACAGACACAAGATGTCTCAGTATGCTCAGAGGTCGTCTGTGGCCTtccacacacag TTGTTCTTCAAGAGTCGAGGCATTCTTAACGAAGAGGGATATGTTCTGTTCGTGAGGAAAAACGCGATCATTGTACTCATCCCTAAGTTTGGCCTGGAAGGAACAGTCTTCTTTGACGGCAAAGACAAAACCGCCCCGAAGCTTGTTTTTGATGAAGAG GGCCCCTCTCTGACCATAGAGCAGCACACCTTCCACATATTTGACAAAGTGAAGGTCACCATCAGCCTGGACGAATCCAATGTTCAGCACCAGAAGATCCGCATGTCTCTGATCGAACCTGTG ATCCCTGGTGTGAGTGTTCCAGCCCCTGTTGTTGAACCACGGCCCAAGAAACCAAAACTGGAACAGTGA
- the pibf1 gene encoding progesterone-induced-blocking factor 1, with amino-acid sequence MPPKKHQLKPTAVNVSSSLDLESEDISLETTVPTTEDVSSSDEQRGGSQKVTRQQIERRELLHNVQLLRIELSQKSLIVDNMKADHMCKVDELEERLNDALHQKQVLTLRLDTQLKLAQEENRKQQTLRKQEMDAILLRQQQLEETNRQLCEKAGELRRSLRDLDISQDRFQELRDLPEDKMSIQEYVAVRFYEVVTPMRTQLAELSAKNGSLTEEADRHRTQMKALMESYEEERRLRAELELRSQRVTLELADTKQQIHEGDYRRENYPNIKRDRDHFETELKELKRRFETLDLSHTALTRDRDTLSKEVAALQQSVTLLQKDKEYLHRQNLELSVRCAHEEDRLERLQVQLEDTKNARENTYEKYVASRDHYKSEYENKLREELENIRLKTSQEIDNLQRTSREMYERENRNLREARDNAVLEKDRAVAAERDAQSRYDQLLEQFRQLQLGTDSRVAELSNQAKLHSFEAERAQMVKEETAKALAQCQVECEKQQKKLELLTQEFYRLQTSSEKRAAELQAQNAEQASRLETYERLEQELDQVTMQAAEIENEEEAERVLFSYGYGANVPTTAKRRLKQSVHLARRVLQLERQNTSLRRELDKHKSQTGQISEELLAANHLLQQTQQPYSYLIETVRQRDAQISSLKECVASLEDDVSSLRKERTALQQVKNNMAADLERLLNHREELAVMKQVLISMRSRPGDAPDLLETDKTGVMASAVGKQQVKRINRTTEEESPNKPKPTVFTKKEVPGWYQKQKQKPK; translated from the exons ATGCCTCCCAAGAAGCACCAGCTGAAGCCGACAGCCGTCAACGTCTCCAGCTCCCTGGACCTGGAGTCGGAGGACATCAGCCTGGAGACCACGGTGCCCACCACCGAGGACGTGTCCTCGTCCGACGAGCAGCGGGGCGGCTCCCAGAAGGTGACCCGCCAGCAGATCGAGAGGAGGGAGCTGCTGCACAACGTCCAGCTGCTGAGGATCGAGCTCTCCCAGAAGAGCCTCATCGTAGACAACATGAAGGCCGACCACATGTGCAAG gtggaTGAGTTGGAGGAGAGGCTGAATGATGCTCTCCATCAGAAACAAGTGTTGACCCTGAGGCTGGACACTCAGCTGAAACTGGCTCAGGAGGAGAACAG GAAGCAGCAGACTCTGCGTAAGCAGGAGATGGACGCCATCCtgctcaggcagcagcagctcgagGAGACCAACCGGCAGCTGTGTGAAAAGGCTGGAGAGCTGCGGAGGTCACTCAGGGATCTGGacatctctcaggacagattcCAGGAGCTCCGTGACCTCCCAGAGGACAAAATGTCCATTCAGGAATACGTCGCT GTGCGTTTCTATGAGGTGGTGACTCCTATGAGGACTCAGCTGGCTGAGCTCAGTGCTAAGAACGGCAGTTTGACTGAAGAGGCGGACAGACACAGGACCCAGATGAAGGCTTTGATGGAG AGCTACGAGGAGGAACGGCGGCTACGTGCTGAGCTGGAGTTGAGGAGCCAGAGAGTGACCCTGGAACTGGCCGATACCAAACAGCAGATCCATGAAGGGGACTACCGCCGAGAGAACTATCCAAATAtcaaacg AGACCGTGACCACTTCGAAACCGAACTGAAGGAGTTAAAGAGAAGATTTGAGACTCTGGACCTGAGTCACACTGCACTGACCAGGGACAGGGATACACTCAGCAAAGAG GTGGCAGCATTGCAGCAGTCGGTGACTCTGCTACAGAAAGACAAGGAGTACCTCCACAGGCAGAACCTGGAGCTGAGTGTTCGATGTGCACATGAAGAGGACCGGCTGGAGAGGCTGCAG GTACAATTGGAAGACACAAAGAATGCCAGGGAGAACACCTACGAGAAATACGTAGCATCCAG AGACCACTATAAGTCTGAGTACGAGAACAAGTTAAGAGAGGAGTTGGAGAACATCAGACTGAAAACAAGTCAGGAGATAGACAACCTGCAGAGAACCTCCAGGGAGATGTACGAGAGGGAAAACAG GAACCTGCGAGAGGCCAGAGACAACGCTGTGCTGGAGAAAGACAGAGCGGTGGCAGCTGAGAGAGACGCTCAGTCCAGATATGATCAGCTGCTGGAACA GTTTCGTCAGCTCCAGCTGGGCACTGACAGCCGGGTGGCGGAGCTGTCTAACCAGGCCAAGCTGCACTCCTTCGAAGCCGAACGCGCTCAGATGGTCAAGGAGGAAACGGCCAAGGCCCTGGCACAGTGCCAGGTGGAGTGtgagaaacagcagaagaaacTTGAG ctcctcacgCAGGAGTTTTACAGGCTGCAGACGTCATCAGAGAAGCGGGCCGCGGAGCTGCAAGCTCAGAATGCCGAGCAGGCCTCTCGCCTGGAGACGTACGAAAGACTTGAGCAAGAGTTGGACCAAGTGACCATGCAGGCGGCTGAAA TTGAGAATGAAGAGGAGGCCGAGAGAGTTTTATTCTCGTACGGCTACGGAGCCAACGTTCCCACGACGGCCAAGAGGAGACTAAAACAGAG CGTTCACCTGGCCCGCAgggtgctgcagctggagaggcAAAACACGTCGCTGAGGAGGGAGCTGGATAAACACAAGTCACAGACGGGACAGATATCTGaggag cTGTTGGCAGCCAACCATCTGTTACAGCAGACGCAGCAGCCCTACAGCTACCTGATTGAGACGGTGAGGCAGAGGGATGCACAGATCAGCTCACTGAAGGAATGTGTCGCCTCACTAGAGGACGACGTCAG TTCTCTAAGAAAAGAACGGACCGCTCTGCAGCAGGTGAAAAACAACATGGCCGCGGACCTGGAGAGACTCCTCAACCATCGAGAG GAGTTAGCGGTGATGAAGCAGGTCCTGATCAGCATGCGGTCCAGACCGGGAGATGCTCCGGACCTCTTGGAAACCGATAAAACCGGGGTCATGGCGTCTGCTGTGGGAAAACAGCAGGTTAAACGAATCAACAGGACGACGGAGGAAGAGTCACCGAACAAACCCAAACCCACTGTGTTC ACGAAAAAAGAAGTTCCTGGCTGGTACCAAAAGCAGAAGCAGAAACCCAAATGA